In the genome of Myxococcus stipitatus, one region contains:
- a CDS encoding TAT-variant-translocated molybdopterin oxidoreductase yields MNTKRDGAPSQESSSFALPVVSDRPATAPDAVGEALEHAAAHANSSEHGYGQTYWRSLEEKLGTSEYLEETRPEFPAGADLPPTGFVRREFMQLLGASLALAGATACSTRPPDERLVPYTKTPPELTPGNPLHYASAMTLSGNTSGLLITAREGRPVKVEGNPEHPINQGAACTFEQAWLLSLYDPSRARVLRQGKTPRAQRTLSESISALVNKAGTENGGKRVRFLTEANGSPTASDVRANISKKLPEARFVSAPSYQDTQAETLRAMFGGQAVSALYNFAQANVVLSLDADFLESCPGNLRHIRDFANRRDPRMGELNRLYMAEARFSITGGMADHRLRMKSQDVLGLAAAVAQAIGGSAASLAGAAASKSKLDAKHQNWVQAVAADLRAAGPGKSLVIAGERQPAAVHALAHAINDALGNRDQTVTYVQSPIAEASSTAAVRALVAEIDAGNVDTLVITAYNPVYTLPADVGLAKVLSKDHPHRAKLNVIYTGLYEDETSEHTDWFIPAAHPLETWSDGRAVDGTVAIAQPLIQPLFSGMPELELLGLFLDESPRSAYQMVRDYWQTQGGNAADFEARWESWVAQGIIENTQTAKVTTAPDFGAAGALVTGYTAPASGDLELNFILDYKVYDGRFGNNSWLQELPEPITKMTWDNAALISPDTAKEQKLAAGDLAELSYGGQKLTVPVWIVPGHADGTITVALGYGRNGLHEQVAKGVGFNVNPLRTSKALWFDGGATLTPVRGSHKFSLTQTHWRMEDRPLALDMTVTELFKPEALEEHQKKQVEFTLHRVKGELKFGVQDNLPSFDYGKEQYKWGMAIDLTRCTGCSACVVACQAENNIPVVGKEQVARSREMNWLRIDRYFTGSESDPKMVMQPVMCVHCEKAPCEYVCPVNATVHSDEGLNDMVYNRCVGTRYCSNNCPYKVRRFNYLHYTAGKTATEKMLMNPDVTVRNRGVMEKCTYCVQRIERARIDARIQKHVIKEADLKTACQQTCAAQAIVFGSLNDKEQLVSKLHEDFRAYKLLHELGTRPRTAHLIRVRNPNTALEPAPAATKEGNH; encoded by the coding sequence ATGAACACGAAGCGCGACGGCGCCCCGTCGCAGGAATCCTCTTCCTTCGCGCTCCCGGTCGTCTCGGACCGGCCCGCCACGGCTCCCGACGCCGTCGGTGAGGCGTTGGAGCACGCCGCGGCCCACGCGAACTCCTCCGAGCATGGCTATGGCCAGACGTACTGGCGCAGCCTCGAGGAGAAGCTGGGCACCTCCGAGTACCTGGAGGAGACGCGCCCCGAGTTCCCCGCTGGCGCCGACCTGCCCCCCACGGGCTTCGTCCGCCGCGAGTTCATGCAGCTGCTCGGCGCGTCGCTGGCCCTGGCCGGCGCCACCGCGTGCAGCACCCGCCCCCCCGACGAGCGCCTGGTGCCGTACACCAAGACGCCGCCGGAGCTCACCCCCGGCAACCCGCTGCACTACGCGTCCGCGATGACGCTGTCCGGAAACACCTCCGGCCTGCTCATCACCGCTCGCGAGGGTCGCCCCGTGAAGGTGGAGGGCAACCCCGAGCACCCCATCAACCAGGGCGCCGCCTGCACCTTCGAGCAGGCGTGGCTCCTGTCGCTCTATGACCCCAGCCGCGCCCGCGTGCTGCGCCAGGGCAAGACTCCCCGCGCCCAGCGCACGCTGAGCGAGAGCATCTCCGCGCTGGTCAACAAGGCCGGCACCGAGAACGGCGGCAAGCGCGTTCGCTTCCTCACGGAGGCCAACGGCTCGCCCACCGCGAGCGACGTGCGCGCCAACATCTCCAAGAAGCTGCCCGAGGCCCGCTTCGTCAGCGCCCCGTCCTACCAGGACACCCAGGCGGAGACGCTGCGCGCGATGTTCGGCGGCCAGGCCGTCTCGGCGCTCTACAACTTCGCGCAGGCGAACGTCGTCCTGTCGCTGGACGCGGACTTCCTGGAGAGCTGCCCGGGCAACCTGCGCCACATCCGCGACTTCGCCAACCGCCGCGACCCGCGCATGGGCGAGCTCAACCGCCTCTACATGGCGGAGGCCCGCTTCTCCATCACGGGCGGCATGGCGGACCACCGCCTGCGCATGAAGTCCCAGGACGTCCTGGGTCTCGCCGCCGCGGTGGCCCAGGCCATCGGTGGCAGCGCGGCTTCGCTCGCGGGCGCCGCGGCCTCCAAGTCGAAGCTGGACGCCAAGCACCAGAACTGGGTGCAGGCCGTCGCCGCGGACCTGCGCGCCGCCGGTCCGGGCAAGTCGCTGGTCATCGCGGGTGAGCGTCAGCCGGCCGCGGTCCACGCGCTGGCCCACGCCATCAACGACGCGCTTGGCAACCGCGACCAGACCGTCACCTACGTCCAGTCCCCCATCGCCGAGGCCAGCAGCACGGCCGCCGTTCGCGCGCTCGTGGCGGAGATCGACGCGGGCAACGTCGACACCCTGGTCATCACCGCCTACAACCCGGTCTACACCCTGCCGGCCGACGTGGGCCTGGCCAAGGTGCTGAGCAAGGACCACCCGCACCGCGCCAAGCTCAACGTCATCTACACGGGCCTCTACGAGGACGAGACCAGCGAGCACACCGACTGGTTCATCCCCGCGGCGCACCCGCTGGAGACGTGGAGCGACGGCCGCGCGGTGGACGGCACGGTCGCCATCGCCCAGCCGCTCATCCAGCCGCTCTTCAGCGGCATGCCGGAGCTGGAGCTGCTCGGCCTGTTCCTGGACGAGTCCCCGCGCTCCGCCTACCAGATGGTGCGCGACTACTGGCAGACCCAGGGCGGCAACGCGGCCGACTTCGAGGCCCGCTGGGAGTCCTGGGTCGCCCAGGGCATCATCGAGAACACCCAGACGGCGAAGGTCACCACGGCCCCGGACTTCGGCGCCGCCGGTGCGCTCGTCACGGGCTACACGGCCCCGGCCTCGGGTGACCTCGAGCTGAACTTCATCCTGGACTACAAGGTCTACGATGGCCGCTTCGGCAACAACTCCTGGCTGCAGGAGCTGCCCGAGCCCATCACCAAGATGACGTGGGACAACGCCGCGCTGATTTCTCCGGACACGGCGAAGGAGCAGAAGCTCGCCGCCGGTGACCTGGCGGAGCTGTCCTACGGCGGCCAGAAGCTCACCGTCCCGGTGTGGATCGTCCCCGGCCACGCGGACGGCACCATCACCGTCGCGCTGGGCTACGGCCGCAACGGCCTGCACGAGCAGGTCGCCAAGGGCGTGGGCTTCAACGTCAACCCGCTGCGCACCAGCAAGGCGCTCTGGTTCGACGGCGGCGCGACGCTTACCCCGGTGCGAGGCAGCCACAAGTTCAGCCTGACCCAGACCCACTGGCGCATGGAGGACCGTCCCCTCGCGCTGGACATGACGGTCACGGAGCTCTTCAAGCCGGAGGCGCTGGAGGAGCACCAGAAGAAGCAGGTCGAGTTCACGCTCCACCGCGTGAAGGGCGAGCTCAAGTTCGGCGTCCAGGACAACCTGCCCTCCTTCGACTACGGCAAGGAGCAGTACAAGTGGGGCATGGCCATCGACCTCACCCGCTGCACGGGCTGCAGCGCCTGCGTGGTGGCCTGCCAGGCGGAGAACAACATCCCGGTCGTGGGCAAGGAGCAGGTCGCCCGCAGCCGTGAGATGAACTGGCTGCGCATCGACCGCTACTTCACGGGAAGCGAGAGCGACCCGAAGATGGTCATGCAGCCGGTCATGTGCGTGCACTGCGAGAAGGCCCCCTGCGAGTACGTGTGCCCGGTGAACGCCACCGTGCACTCGGACGAGGGCCTGAACGACATGGTGTACAACCGCTGCGTCGGCACGCGGTACTGCTCCAACAACTGCCCCTACAAGGTCCGCCGCTTCAACTACCTGCACTACACCGCGGGCAAGACGGCCACCGAGAAGATGCTGATGAACCCGGACGTCACGGTGCGCAACCGCGGCGTCATGGAGAAGTGCACGTACTGCGTGCAGCGCATCGAGCGCGCCCGCATCGACGCGCGCATCCAGAAGCACGTCATCAAGGAGGCGGACCTCAAGACGGCGTGCCAGCAGACGTGCGCTGCCCAGGCCATCGTCTTCGGCTCGCTGAACGACAAGGAGCAGCTCGTCAGCAAGCTCCACGAGGACTTCCGCGCCTACAAGCTGCTGCATGAGCTGGGCACGCGTCCCCGCACGGCGCACCTCATCCGTGTGCGCAACCCGAATACCGCCCTCGAGCCGGCCCCCGCCGCGACGAAGGAAGGGAACCACTAG
- the nrfD gene encoding NrfD/PsrC family molybdoenzyme membrane anchor subunit — protein sequence MGQTAATAPLDPLEPRDLVAPHHDDKSLNETLLDHVWRKPGKGWFMLFGLTLSALGLLVIGVTYTLARGIGVWGNNQPVGWAFDIINFVWWVGIGHAGTLISAILLLFQQKWRTSINRFAEAMTLFAVMCAGLFPLLHTGRPWFAFWLFPYPSTLGAWPQFRSPLVWDVFAISTYLTVSALFWFVGLIPDLAALRDSSKTKLQRTIYGLFALGWRGSGRHWHNYKIAYLLLAGLSTPLVVSVHTIVSFDFAVSLLPGWHATIFPPYFVAGAVFSGFAMVITLIVPARKYLGLRDVITDRHLENMNKVILATGLIVSYGYMMEHFVAWYSQNQYELWTFYVNRATGPYAGVYWLMIACNVITPNIFWFKKCRTSIPIMWVASIAVNIGMWCERFIIIVTSLSQDFLPSSWGIYSPTWVDWCIYIGTLGLFGTLFLLFLKFVPAVAISEVKELQLELKHARHNSHGAH from the coding sequence ATGGGCCAGACCGCCGCCACCGCCCCGCTCGATCCGCTCGAGCCCCGGGACCTCGTCGCGCCGCACCACGACGACAAATCCCTCAATGAGACGCTGCTGGACCATGTCTGGCGCAAGCCCGGCAAGGGCTGGTTCATGCTCTTCGGCCTGACGCTCAGCGCGTTGGGCCTGCTGGTCATCGGTGTCACCTACACGCTCGCCCGAGGCATCGGCGTGTGGGGTAACAACCAGCCGGTCGGCTGGGCGTTCGACATCATCAACTTCGTCTGGTGGGTCGGTATCGGCCACGCTGGTACGCTCATCTCCGCCATCCTCCTGCTCTTCCAGCAGAAGTGGCGCACGAGCATCAACCGCTTCGCCGAGGCCATGACGCTGTTCGCCGTCATGTGCGCGGGTCTCTTCCCGCTGCTGCACACCGGCCGTCCCTGGTTCGCCTTCTGGCTGTTCCCGTACCCCAGCACCCTGGGCGCGTGGCCGCAGTTCCGCTCGCCGCTGGTGTGGGACGTGTTCGCCATCTCCACGTACCTCACGGTGTCCGCGCTGTTCTGGTTCGTGGGCCTCATCCCGGACCTGGCCGCGCTGCGCGACTCCTCCAAGACGAAGCTCCAGCGCACCATCTACGGTCTGTTCGCGCTCGGCTGGCGCGGTTCAGGTCGTCACTGGCACAACTACAAGATTGCGTACCTGCTGCTGGCCGGCCTCTCCACGCCGCTGGTCGTCTCGGTGCACACCATCGTTTCGTTCGACTTCGCCGTGTCCCTGCTGCCCGGCTGGCACGCGACCATCTTCCCGCCCTACTTCGTGGCCGGCGCCGTGTTCAGCGGCTTCGCGATGGTCATCACGCTCATCGTTCCGGCGCGCAAGTACCTGGGTCTGCGGGACGTCATCACGGACCGCCACCTGGAGAACATGAACAAGGTCATCCTCGCGACGGGCCTCATCGTGTCCTACGGGTACATGATGGAGCACTTCGTCGCCTGGTACTCCCAGAACCAGTACGAGCTCTGGACGTTCTACGTGAACCGCGCCACGGGCCCCTACGCCGGCGTGTACTGGCTGATGATTGCCTGCAACGTCATCACGCCGAACATCTTCTGGTTCAAGAAGTGCCGCACCAGCATCCCCATCATGTGGGTGGCCTCCATCGCCGTGAACATCGGCATGTGGTGCGAGCGCTTCATCATCATCGTCACGTCGCTGAGCCAGGACTTCCTGCCTTCGTCGTGGGGCATCTACTCCCCGACCTGGGTGGACTGGTGCATCTACATCGGCACCCTGGGCCTGTTCGGCACCCTGTTCCTCCTGTTCCTGAAGTTCGTGCCCGCGGTGGCGATCAGCGAAGTGAAGGAGCTCCAGCTGGAGCTCAAGCACGCCCGCCACAACTCTCACGGAGCGCACTAG
- a CDS encoding DUF3341 domain-containing protein has translation MEATVLDSWVLAEFETPDVLVDATRQMREKGFQGMDTYSPYPLHGGSEALGLPPSKVPFIALCGGLTGLTTALAMQTWMNTYDYPLNIGGRPLLSLPAWVPITFELSVLFAAFGIFFGLLGLSRLPQPYHPVFESEAFRTASTHGYWLSVPHATGQDASAVIDQLKALGATQVTVVTGEKE, from the coding sequence ATGGAAGCCACTGTCCTCGATTCCTGGGTGCTGGCCGAGTTCGAGACGCCAGACGTCCTCGTGGATGCCACTCGTCAGATGCGCGAGAAGGGCTTCCAGGGGATGGACACCTACTCTCCGTATCCGCTGCATGGCGGCTCGGAGGCCCTGGGTCTGCCCCCCTCGAAGGTCCCCTTCATCGCCCTGTGCGGCGGGCTCACCGGTCTCACCACGGCGCTCGCCATGCAGACCTGGATGAACACCTACGACTACCCGCTGAACATCGGCGGCCGTCCGCTGCTGTCGCTGCCGGCGTGGGTGCCCATCACGTTCGAGCTGAGCGTGCTCTTCGCCGCGTTCGGCATCTTCTTCGGCCTTCTGGGTCTGAGCCGGCTGCCGCAGCCGTATCACCCCGTCTTCGAGTCCGAGGCCTTCCGCACGGCGTCCACGCACGGCTACTGGCTGAGCGTGCCGCACGCGACGGGCCAGGACGCGTCCGCCGTCATTGACCAGCTCAAGGCCCTGGGCGCCACCCAGGTGACCGTCGTCACGGGAGAGAAGGAATGA
- a CDS encoding cytochrome c, which yields MRWLIPAAGLVALSGCDVPSEFLQRMEDQAKYEYYEASSFWADGRAMRTPPAGTVPRERYSKLPELKDPVARQTAVTGRANGQPVAAIPVTVDHDLLTLGQKKYNIVCSQCHGVLGDGNSVVAENMALRLPPSLLELESKPAGHFYTAINEGYGVMPSFSGELDVRERWAVVAYVRALQEARNTRTGGHNSVPQENR from the coding sequence ATGAGGTGGCTCATCCCCGCCGCCGGGCTCGTCGCGCTGTCGGGCTGCGACGTCCCCTCCGAGTTCCTCCAGCGCATGGAGGACCAGGCCAAGTACGAGTACTACGAGGCGTCCAGCTTCTGGGCGGACGGTCGTGCCATGCGCACGCCGCCGGCCGGCACGGTTCCGCGTGAGCGCTACAGCAAGCTCCCGGAGCTCAAGGACCCCGTGGCCCGCCAGACGGCCGTCACCGGCCGCGCCAACGGGCAGCCCGTGGCCGCCATCCCCGTGACGGTGGACCACGACCTGCTGACGCTCGGTCAGAAGAAGTACAACATCGTGTGCTCGCAGTGTCACGGCGTGCTCGGTGACGGCAACAGCGTGGTCGCGGAGAACATGGCCCTGCGCCTGCCGCCGTCCCTGCTGGAGCTGGAGAGCAAGCCCGCGGGCCACTTCTACACGGCCATCAACGAGGGCTACGGCGTGATGCCGTCCTTCTCCGGTGAGCTCGACGTGCGCGAGCGCTGGGCCGTGGTCGCCTACGTGCGAGCCCTTCAGGAGGCCCGCAACACCCGTACGGGCGGACACAACTCCGTCCCGCAGGAGAACCGATGA
- a CDS encoding SCO family protein → MMSLFSHISPRAPRTGMFIAAALVLATVFPASAMPGGGKTPRSIVEAQQDAPPQLEGVDVEEHLGDPVPSQTRFTDVTGQEVTLGAVLSKTRPTLLTLVYYNCPLLCNLVLNAQVKSMRELGLELGKDYEAVTVSVDPEDTPTMSAERRRKHLQSMGKPESAPWHFMTGTETEIRRLADAVGFKYKYDESTRQYAHPAVVMVLTPEGSISRYLYGTDFPPKDMKLALLEAAGGRVGTSFDRVVMSCFKYDTATRRYGFYIFGFIRLGAMAVFIALASVLIYFWRRELKKGAAA, encoded by the coding sequence ATGATGTCCCTCTTCTCCCACATCTCCCCGCGCGCCCCCCGCACGGGGATGTTCATCGCGGCGGCGCTGGTCCTGGCCACCGTGTTCCCGGCATCCGCGATGCCGGGCGGGGGCAAGACGCCCCGCTCCATCGTGGAGGCCCAGCAGGACGCGCCTCCCCAGCTGGAAGGGGTGGACGTGGAGGAGCACCTGGGAGACCCGGTGCCCTCGCAGACCCGCTTCACGGACGTGACGGGACAGGAAGTGACGCTGGGCGCGGTGCTGTCCAAGACGCGCCCCACCCTTCTAACGCTCGTGTATTACAACTGCCCGCTGCTCTGTAACCTGGTGCTCAACGCCCAGGTGAAGTCGATGCGCGAGCTGGGGCTGGAGCTGGGCAAGGACTACGAGGCCGTCACCGTCAGCGTCGACCCGGAGGACACCCCGACGATGAGCGCCGAGCGGCGGCGCAAGCACCTGCAGTCCATGGGCAAGCCGGAGAGCGCGCCCTGGCACTTCATGACGGGGACGGAGACGGAGATCCGGCGTCTCGCGGACGCGGTGGGCTTCAAATACAAGTACGACGAAAGCACCAGGCAGTACGCCCACCCCGCGGTGGTGATGGTGCTGACTCCGGAAGGAAGCATCTCCCGGTACCTGTACGGGACGGACTTCCCTCCCAAGGACATGAAGCTGGCGTTGCTGGAGGCGGCCGGCGGCCGCGTGGGTACCAGCTTCGACCGCGTGGTCATGTCCTGCTTCAAGTATGACACCGCCACCCGGCGGTACGGCTTCTACATCTTCGGTTTCATCCGCCTGGGCGCAATGGCCGTCTTCATCGCCCTGGCATCGGTGCTGATCTATTTCTGGAGGCGCGAGCTGAAGAAAGGCGCGGCGGCATGA
- the coxB gene encoding cytochrome c oxidase subunit II, which translates to MSELLNNLLFLPESASTFAERVDLLHHFVVVTTIVMSMGTGLAALFMFFRYRRRTPAQATEYVVPTLKTEFLFVSVPLVFFLAWFGIGFRDFTWVTTPPKDSMDVYVMGKQWMWKFSYPEGPNGVNVLHVPANRPVRLLITSRDVLHSFYVPSFRIKMDALPGRYTQIWFEATKPGTYQVLCTEYCGLSHSKMLAEVVVLPQEEYDNWIKEQRRGRLQDRQDALADTSLVPPVARMVEQGQVLAGTQGCLKCHSVDGSQHIGPTFLGMYDRMEKLDDGQQIRVDEAYITQSMMDPGAHLVSGYQNVMPTYQGKLQGPETAAIVEYIKSLRTPAVREGASEGPAYDPIQ; encoded by the coding sequence ATGAGCGAGCTTCTCAACAACCTTCTGTTCCTCCCGGAGAGCGCGTCCACGTTCGCGGAACGGGTCGACCTGCTGCATCACTTCGTCGTGGTTACGACGATCGTGATGTCGATGGGGACCGGCCTCGCGGCGCTGTTCATGTTCTTCCGGTACCGCCGGCGGACCCCCGCCCAGGCGACGGAGTACGTCGTCCCCACGCTGAAGACGGAGTTCCTCTTCGTCTCCGTGCCGTTGGTGTTCTTCCTGGCCTGGTTCGGGATTGGTTTCCGGGATTTCACCTGGGTCACCACCCCGCCCAAGGACTCGATGGATGTCTACGTCATGGGCAAGCAGTGGATGTGGAAGTTCTCGTATCCGGAGGGCCCCAACGGCGTGAACGTCCTTCACGTCCCGGCCAACCGTCCGGTGCGATTGCTCATCACGTCCCGCGACGTGCTGCACTCCTTCTACGTCCCGTCCTTCCGCATCAAGATGGACGCGCTGCCCGGCCGCTACACGCAGATCTGGTTCGAGGCGACCAAGCCTGGCACGTACCAGGTGCTCTGCACCGAGTACTGCGGCCTGTCGCACTCGAAGATGCTGGCCGAGGTCGTGGTCCTCCCCCAGGAGGAGTACGACAACTGGATCAAGGAGCAGCGCCGCGGCCGGCTGCAGGACCGCCAGGACGCGCTCGCGGACACCTCGCTGGTGCCGCCGGTCGCTCGCATGGTGGAGCAGGGCCAGGTGCTCGCCGGCACCCAGGGCTGCCTCAAGTGCCACTCCGTGGATGGCTCGCAGCACATCGGCCCCACGTTCCTTGGCATGTATGACCGCATGGAGAAGCTGGACGACGGCCAGCAGATCCGCGTGGACGAGGCCTACATCACCCAGTCGATGATGGACCCGGGCGCCCACCTCGTGTCGGGCTACCAGAACGTGATGCCGACCTACCAGGGCAAGCTGCAGGGCCCGGAGACGGCCGCCATCGTCGAGTACATCAAGTCGCTTCGCACTCCGGCCGTCCGCGAGGGCGCCTCCGAGGGACCCGCCTATGACCCCATCCAGTAG
- the ctaD gene encoding cytochrome c oxidase subunit I — MTPSSSLDTAGAAPHGEHHDHHPSYLVDGTTIKSWLLTVDHKRIGLMFLFWVLLFFLVGGIFALLIRIELLTPGPTIMDAMTYNRTFTLHGLVMIFLFMIPAIPAVFGNFMLPLMLGAKDVAFPRLNLASLYIYLAGAVIALWGMLNGGLDTGWTFYTPYSTHTTTTVAPVLFGAFIIGFSSIATGINFIVTCHTMRAPGITWFKMPLFVWAIYATSCIQVLATPVIGLLLVLVTVENLFSFGMFDPARGGDPVLFQHLFWFYSHPAVYIMVLPAFGVMSEVVSSFSRKNIFGYRAVAYSSLGIAFVGFFAWGHHMFVSGQSTFDAGVFGVLTMLVGVFTAIKVFNWIGTVYKGAVDFKTPFAYFCGFLFFTVFGGMTGIALGTVSLDVPWHDTYFVVAHFHFIMVGATIMAFLAALHYWFPKMFGRMYHEGWGLVSAALIILGFNATFIPQFLLGNNGMPRRYYDYPERFQALNVASTAGASLLAFGFIIIALYLAYALVYGKAAGKNPWRSKGYEWVSESPPPTHNFVGPQPTFPEEPHFYVDPKKAEVPDAV; from the coding sequence ATGACCCCATCCAGTAGCCTCGACACGGCGGGGGCCGCCCCGCACGGCGAGCATCACGACCACCACCCGAGCTATCTGGTGGACGGCACCACCATCAAGAGCTGGCTCTTGACGGTGGACCACAAGCGCATCGGCCTGATGTTCCTGTTCTGGGTCCTGCTCTTCTTCCTTGTCGGCGGCATCTTCGCGCTGCTCATCCGCATCGAGCTGCTCACGCCGGGCCCGACCATCATGGACGCGATGACGTACAACCGTACGTTCACGCTCCATGGCCTGGTCATGATCTTCCTGTTCATGATTCCGGCGATTCCCGCCGTCTTCGGCAACTTCATGCTGCCGCTGATGCTGGGCGCCAAGGACGTGGCCTTCCCCCGGCTGAACCTGGCCTCGCTCTACATCTACCTGGCCGGCGCGGTGATTGCGCTCTGGGGCATGCTCAACGGCGGTCTGGACACGGGCTGGACGTTCTACACCCCGTACAGCACGCACACGACGACGACGGTGGCGCCCGTGCTGTTCGGCGCGTTCATCATCGGCTTCAGCTCCATCGCCACGGGCATCAACTTCATCGTCACGTGCCACACCATGCGGGCGCCGGGCATCACCTGGTTCAAGATGCCCCTGTTCGTGTGGGCCATCTACGCGACCAGCTGCATCCAGGTGCTGGCGACGCCGGTCATCGGCCTCCTGCTGGTGCTGGTGACGGTGGAGAACCTGTTCAGCTTCGGCATGTTCGACCCGGCGCGCGGCGGCGACCCGGTGCTCTTCCAGCACCTGTTCTGGTTCTACAGCCACCCGGCCGTGTACATCATGGTGCTGCCCGCCTTCGGCGTGATGAGCGAGGTCGTCAGCTCCTTCAGCCGCAAGAACATCTTCGGCTACCGCGCGGTGGCGTACTCCAGCCTGGGCATCGCCTTCGTCGGCTTCTTCGCCTGGGGCCACCACATGTTCGTGTCCGGCCAGTCGACCTTCGACGCGGGCGTGTTCGGCGTCCTCACCATGCTGGTGGGCGTCTTCACGGCCATCAAGGTCTTCAACTGGATTGGCACCGTCTACAAGGGCGCCGTCGACTTCAAGACGCCCTTCGCCTACTTCTGCGGCTTCCTGTTCTTCACCGTGTTCGGTGGCATGACGGGCATCGCGCTGGGCACGGTGTCGCTGGACGTCCCGTGGCACGACACCTACTTCGTCGTGGCGCACTTCCACTTCATCATGGTGGGCGCGACCATCATGGCCTTCCTGGCCGCCCTGCACTACTGGTTCCCGAAGATGTTCGGGCGCATGTACCACGAGGGATGGGGCCTGGTGTCCGCGGCGCTCATCATCCTGGGCTTCAACGCCACGTTCATCCCCCAGTTCCTCTTGGGCAACAACGGCATGCCGCGCCGGTACTATGACTACCCGGAGCGGTTCCAGGCGCTGAACGTGGCCTCCACGGCCGGTGCCTCGCTCCTGGCCTTCGGCTTCATCATCATCGCCCTGTACCTGGCGTATGCGCTGGTCTACGGCAAGGCCGCTGGCAAGAACCCCTGGCGGAGCAAGGGCTACGAGTGGGTGAGCGAGTCTCCCCCGCCGACCCACAACTTCGTGGGTCCGCAGCCGACGTTCCCTGAGGAGCCCCACTTCTACGTCGACCCGAAGAAGGCCGAGGTCCCCGATGCAGTCTAG
- a CDS encoding cytochrome c oxidase subunit 3 family protein: MQSSAHTADGAAPVPRLAAHFASLEVQTHAARLGMWLFLATEILLFAGLFVCYGCYRFLYPEAWQAGSRSLDLMMGTVNTVVLITSSLTAALAVHYAKEGKNKMVGIMFALTLLMAIGFLVIKYFEYSHKFHIGTLPGRYYTYEGMQMPGITLYFTVYFCSTALHALHVLIGMGVLTVAMIRAFTKADFGPNNFTMVELGSMYWHLVDLVWIFLFPMLYLV; the protein is encoded by the coding sequence ATGCAGTCTAGCGCTCACACCGCCGATGGCGCGGCCCCTGTGCCGCGCCTGGCGGCCCACTTCGCCTCGCTCGAGGTCCAGACCCACGCCGCCCGCCTGGGGATGTGGCTGTTCCTGGCGACGGAAATCCTGCTCTTCGCCGGCCTGTTCGTCTGCTACGGCTGCTACCGCTTCCTCTACCCGGAGGCGTGGCAGGCGGGCAGCCGCAGCCTGGACCTGATGATGGGCACCGTGAACACGGTGGTCCTCATCACCTCCTCGCTCACCGCGGCGCTCGCGGTGCACTACGCGAAGGAGGGGAAGAACAAGATGGTGGGCATCATGTTCGCCCTCACCCTCTTGATGGCCATCGGCTTCCTCGTCATCAAGTACTTCGAGTACTCGCACAAGTTCCACATCGGGACGCTGCCGGGCCGGTACTACACGTACGAGGGGATGCAGATGCCTGGCATCACCCTCTACTTCACGGTCTATTTCTGCTCGACGGCGCTGCACGCGCTGCACGTCCTCATTGGCATGGGCGTGCTGACGGTGGCGATGATTCGGGCGTTCACGAAGGCGGACTTCGGGCCGAACAACTTCACCATGGTCGAGCTGGGCAGCATGTACTGGCACCTCGTCGACCTGGTGTGGATCTTCCTGTTCCCGATGCTCTACCTGGTCTGA
- a CDS encoding cytochrome C oxidase subunit IV family protein: MAIANESHQEAKNMASHHGAGRYWAIWAVLLVLTVVTVLTGRMHLPDYGLLLAIVIATVKGTLVALYFMHLSEHQGANRIVFGVSILFVVLMLIIPMADLGTRFRGSNPPGSQYSDLQPPDIGTGAQRGRFGGGMKPPQTKDTPETPAPHH, translated from the coding sequence ATGGCCATTGCCAACGAATCCCATCAGGAAGCCAAGAACATGGCATCTCACCACGGAGCCGGTCGCTACTGGGCCATCTGGGCCGTGCTGCTCGTGCTGACCGTCGTCACGGTCCTCACCGGCCGCATGCACCTGCCCGACTACGGCCTGCTGCTCGCCATCGTCATCGCGACGGTGAAGGGCACGCTGGTGGCGCTGTACTTCATGCACCTGTCGGAGCATCAGGGCGCCAACCGGATTGTCTTCGGCGTCTCCATCCTCTTCGTGGTGCTGATGCTCATCATCCCCATGGCGGACCTGGGCACGCGCTTCCGCGGCTCCAACCCGCCGGGCTCGCAGTACAGCGACCTGCAGCCGCCGGACATCGGCACGGGCGCGCAGCGTGGCCGCTTCGGCGGCGGGATGAAGCCGCCCCAGACGAAGGACACGCCGGAGACTCCGGCGCCGCACCACTGA